From a single Lytechinus variegatus isolate NC3 chromosome 9, Lvar_3.0, whole genome shotgun sequence genomic region:
- the LOC121421928 gene encoding tripartite motif-containing protein 2-like: MAEALETVISQSTECPVCLSTFTDPKILSCSHTFCKGCLDNLLECLGNCQIRCPVCRAVTQVPHQDVGRLQVNLALKSLIDDMKGHPQICTNCQSNDKPHADVYCQDCGKYLCTSCLNVHSQWGDFIGHDVVAMSEISSGNVSVTRYRKCRKHSKEDEDYFCSTCRRFTCFRCGMMDHKDEGHQVIEGAVYEDKHMKNIEDLKSKVDKKQSCYQKYIDFIDEQKKSVDNAKKRCTSDINKAYDDAVRQLTEKRESLLREVKETTEGVEKELKSMKTSAQKHIHRLTTIADMVTKRTKIPLDMDTLATHDTLCEELREVIDQKDPDYEQPKKSGMKGIRVKFERNVGVKELGLGKIVKIVEKNVALPTNKVSDEKDISLRTNKIVKKVALPNKGRMAAMVSTPDGRMAVGCSTGGISIISSDGKLQQTVMRDVKFRGVGFLSDGRCVVIDTSNNIRLYTPEYTKLNIMFETLSRDEGGFSDLTVDDQIYVSYWKDKKIQVFSTAGGQAIREIPCNGYVSQQTTSYHGFLITSSYDTIRLIDKQGAVQHELTEPGSDLYAAVSQGNTILTAKMKHYEGLLSIDEYTNEFTHVRNLVTDYEIEKSGTYWCYLQQYRSGEIAFCTRDRLYILL, from the coding sequence ATGGCTGAAGCATTAGAGACTGTCATCTCCCAGAGTACAGAGTGTCCAGTGTGTCTTTCTACCTTCACCGATCCCAAGATCCTGTCTTGTTCCCACACTTTCTGCAAGGGTTGCCTGGACAACCTCTTAGAGTGCCTCGGTAACTGCCAGATCCGGTGTCCTGTCTGTAGAGCTGTAACGCAGGTCCCACACCAAGATGTCGGGAGACTACAGGTTAATCTTGCTTTGAAGAGTCTGATAGATGACATGAAGGGCCATCCTCAGATTTGCACAAATTGTCAATCCAATGACAAGCCCCATGCTGATGTCTACTGCCAAGACTGTGGAAAGTATCTCTGCACCTCTTGTCTTAATGTGCACTCTCAATGGGGAGACTTCATAGGTCATGACGTCGTCGCCATGAGTGAGATCTCATCAGGAAATGTGTCTGTAACTAGATACCGCAAATGCAGGAAACACTCGAAAGAAGATGAGGATTACTTCTGTTCCACCTGCAGGAGATTCACATGCTTCAGATGCGGTATGATGGACCATAAAGACGAGGGACACCAGGTTATCGAGGGAGCTGTTTATGAGGACAAACACATGAAGAACATCGAAGATCTGAAATCTAAGGTGGACAAGAAACAATCATGCTATCAGAAGTACATTGATTTCATAGATGAGCAGAAGAAGAGTGTTGACAATGCTAAGAAACGGTGTACAAGTGACATCAACAAAGCATATGATGATGCAGTCCGGCAATTAACAGAGAAGAGAGAAAGCCTACTAAGAGAAGTCAAAGAAACGACTGAAGGCGTAGAGAAAGAACTGAAAAGCATGAAGACATCGGCTCAGAAGCACATCCATCGGTTAACGACCATTGCTGACATGGTAACGAAAAGAACGAAGATACCGTTAGATATGGATACTTTGGCTACACACGACACTCTGTGTGAAGAGTTAAGAGAGGTTATTGATCAAAAGGATCCTGACTACGAGCAGCCAAAGAAATCGGGCATGAAGGGGATACGTGTCAAGTTCGAGAGAAATGTTGGAGTGAAAGAACTGGGCCTTGGAAAGATTGTTAAAATAGTTGAAAAGAACGTCGCCTTGCCCACGAATAAGGTTTCTGATGAAAAGGACATTTCTTTGCGTACTAATAAGATTGTCAAGAAAGTTGCTTTGCCTAATAAGGGTAGAATGGCTGCCATGGTTAGTACACCTGACGGTAGGATGGCAGTAGGATGTAGTACAGGTGGCATATCCATCATCTCTTCTGATGGTAAGCTTCAGCAGACGGTTATGAGGGATGTTAAATTTCGTGGGGTAGGGTTCCTCTCTGATGGTCGATGTGTTgtgattgatacttcaaacaaCATCAGATTGTACACACCGGAGTACACGAAGTTGAATATAATGTTTGAGACTCTAAGTCGAGATGAAGGTGGGTTTTCTGATCTCACTGTTGATGATCAGATCTATGTGAGCTACTGGAAAGATAAGAAGATCCAGGTATTTTCAACAGCAGGTGGGCAAGCAATCAGGGAGATACCATGCAACGGGTATGTATCACAGCAAACCACTAGTTACCATGGTTTTCTGATCACTTCATCATATGATACTATCAGATTGATAGACAAACAGGGTGCTGTACAGCATGAATTAACGGAACCAGGTAGCGACCTTTACGCTGCTGTATCTCAAGGGAATACAATCCTCACAGCCAAGATGAAGCATTATGAAGGTTTGTTGAGCATTGACGAGTATACAAATGAGTTCACACACGTTCGAAACCTTGTTACTGATTACGAGATTGAGAAGTCTGGGACATATTGGTGTTACCTCCAGCAGTACCGATCAGGAGAGATCGCTTTCTGCACACGTGACAGACTCTACATTCTCCTTTGA
- the LOC121421927 gene encoding uncharacterized protein LOC121421927, which produces MAEALKSTECPVCLSTFTDPKILSCSHTFCKTCLDNLLECHGNFQIRCPVCRAVTQVPNQDVGKLQVNLALKSLIDDMKGQPQICTNCKSDDKPHAVVYCQDCGRYLCTSCLHTHSQWEGFIGHEVIAMNEISTGRVSVRRYRKCRNHPKKDEDYFCSTCRRFTCFRCGVMEHKDEGHQVVEGAVYEDKHMKKIEDLKSKVDKKRSCFQKYIDFLDDQWKSADNAKKRCTKDIKKTYDEAVRQLTDKRESLQREVKETTEGVETELESMKTKAQKRINQLTTIADMVTKRTKIPLDMDTLAVHDTLCEELREVLDQDDPDYEQPRKSSKKGRSVFKRNIGNNELGLGKIVNGVGKYELGLGKIILVMIKIIVSFCLVGLGMIVNEGLHVDEKNVVLPTYNIVNVKNVVLPTYNFADVKNVSLPAKNSMYAMVSTPDGRMAVGSGKGGISIFSPDGKLQHTVLKDVKIDGLGFLSDRRCVVMDTSNNIRLYTPEYIGLNVIFKTLSPNEGGFSDLAVDGDDLIYVSYWKAKKIQVFSTAGGQAVREIPCNGYEPRQITSYHGSLITSSDDTIRLIDKEGAVQHKLKKPGSNLYAAVSQSNTIPIAKVKYDEGLVSIDEYTNELSYIRNLVSDYKIEHAEKNWYYLQQYRSGEIAFCTPDRLYIFP; this is translated from the coding sequence ATGGCTGAAGCATTAAAGAGTACAGAGTGTCCAGTGTGTCTTTCTACATTCACCGATCCCAAGATCCTGTCTTGTTCTCACACTTTCTGCAAGACTTGCCTGGACAACCTCTTAGAGTGCCACGGTAACTTCCAGATCCGATGCCCTGTCTGCAGAGCTGTCACGCAGGTCCCAAACCAAGATGTCGGCAAACTACAGGTAAATCTTGCTTTGAAAAGTCTGATAGATGACATGAAGGGCCAACCTCAGATTTGCACAAATTGCAAATCCGATGACAAGCCCCATGCTGTTGTCTACTGCCAAGACTGTGGCAGGTATCTCTGCACCTCTTGTCTTCATACGCACTCTCAATGGGAAGGCTTTATTGGCCATGAAGTCATAGCCATGAATGAGATCTCAACAGGAAGGGTTTCAGTCCGTAGATACCGCAAATGTAGGAATCACCCGAAAAAAGATGAGGATTACTTCTGTTCCACCTGCAGGAGATTCACATGCTTCAGATGCGGTGTGATGGAACATAAAGACGAGGGACACCAGGTTGTTGAGGGAGCTGTTTATGAAGACAAACACATGAAGAAAATCGAAGACCTGAAATCAAAGGTGGACAAGAAAAGATCATGCTTTCAGAAGTACATTGATTTCCTAGATGACCAATGGAAGAGTGCTGACAATGCTAAGAAACGGTGTACTAAggacataaaaaaaacatacgaTGAAGCAGTCCGACAGTTGACAGACAAGAGAGAAAGCCTACAGAGAGAAGTCAAGGAAACGACTGAAGGAGTAGAGACAGAACTGGAAAGTATGAAGACCAAGGCTCAGAAGCGCATCAATCAATTGACGACCATTGCTGACATGGTAACGAAAAGAACGAAGATACCGTTAGATATGGATACTCTGGCTGTACACGACACTCTGTGTGAAGAGTTACGAGAGGTGTTGGATCAAGATGATCCTGACTACGAGCAGCCGAGAAAATCAAGCAAGAAGGGGAGAAGTGTATTTAAGAGAAACATTGGAAATAATGAGCTAGGCCTTGGTAAGATTGTTAATGGAGTTGGAAAATATGAGCTAGGCCTTGGTAAGATTATtcttgtaatgataaaaataatagttAGTTTTTGTTTAGTTGGTCTTGGTATGATTGTTAAcgaaggcctacatgtagatgaaaagAATGTCGTTTTGCCTACTTATAATATTGTTAATGTAAAGAACGTCGTTTTGCCTACTTATAATTTTGCTGATGTAAAGAACGTTTCTTTGCCAGCTAAGAATAGCATGTATGCCATGGTTAGTACACCAGACGGTAGAATGGCAGTAGGAAGTGGTAAAGGTGGCATCTCCATCTTCTCTCCTGATGGTAAGCTTCAGCACACAGTTCTGAAGGATGTTAAGATTGATGGGCTAGGGTTCCTCTCTGATCGTCGATGTGTTGTGATGGATACTTCAAACAACATCAGATTGTACACACCAGAGTACATAGGGTTGAATGTTATTTTTAAGACTCTAAGTCCAAATGAAGGTGGGTTTTCTGATCTCgctgttgatggtgatgatctgATCTATGTGAGCTACTGGAAAGCCAAGAAGATCCAGGTATTTTCAACAGCAGGTGGGCAAGCAGTCAGGGAGATACCATGCAACGGGTATGAACCTCGGCAAATCACTAGTTACCATGGTTCTCTGATCACTTCATCAGATGATACTATCAGATTGATAGATAAAGAGGGTGCTGTACAACATAAATTAAAGAAACCGGGTAGCAACCTTTACGCTGCTGTATCTCAATCGAATACAATCCCGATAGCCAAAGTGAAGTATGATGAAGGTTTGGTGAGCATTGACGAGTATACAAATGAACTAAGTTACATTCGAAACCTTGTTAGTGATTACAAGATTGAGCATGCTGAGAAAAATTGGTATTATCTCCAGCAGTACCGATCAGGAGAGATCGCTTTCTGCACCCCGGATAGACTCTATATATTCCCCTGA